DNA sequence from the Salvia splendens isolate huo1 chromosome 19, SspV2, whole genome shotgun sequence genome:
aataaagtacaaCAAAccgaagaaaagaaaaaagaaatgtttctatatttagaaatgtgtcatttataGTGAGATAATCCAAAAACAAAAATGTATCACTTAGAGGGAAACAGATAGAGATGATATTTTAGTGACCTTTTTGTTTTTCTTAGAAGGAGACTAAATGAGAGattgattagaaaatatgtaaaGCGAATATCATTTCTAAATTCTAATGATGCATAATTAATGGTATAATATTTTGAACACACCGCGCTAAGTATGAGAAATGTGACTTTTCTAACAAAGCATTAATGATTTGATAAGAAGTCTCCCACACGATTAATAacgatgtatgtatatataatatGCATGTTTGGATTTGATCGACGTTTTTGCAATCTTGCTCGTCAACTCAAAACCATCTGCCCAATATGAAATTCACCCTTGGATTGATCTACATTATTTCACAATATATCACAATGATCACCAAGACAACATTGTCATTTGCCAAATTATGAAATTCATCCGTGTTTACGCACGCTCATGTGATTCACTATCATGTGCCATGCGTCTACAACCAGTGGCGAAACTAGATTTTTAATGCGGGGGGCAAATTAATGGTAATGGTTATGGGATATTTGTGCTGTCGTCAACGGAAACAATGCCCATGAGGGATACGGATTGAAGCTTCATTTTTCGAAAGTTGCGCTATTCAGAATCAAAATTAGCTTGCTGGTGATGTTATTTAAGACCAAACATGGTTTAGCCTGACCCACTTATCGAATGAAATCGACCTGTGTTGGGTCAGATTTTTTAGAAAAGTGCAATCTAGGGTGATTGTACTCGAACTATCTGGTCAAATTGAGATCTAACTTGAGTCTAAGCTTGGCCGGTCCGACTCATTTGACTTCTTAATTTAGCTAAACCGTCCCACCTTAAACAATTGTAATAATcatttactactattaatttcTTTGAGCTTTATATATATTGATGCTTACATTAAAGAGTCAATGCCATTTCCCACCTACCTTAATTGAGAACTTATCATAAATATACTAAGACTCCTATATACTCCTATCAAGAATTACAAAACACCAAAGCATATGCTGGAGATCGATCGACTATTGATTCTACATCTTAAACTTAGAACTTTAAGCATATGCTGGAGATTGATCGACTGCTGATTCTACATCTTAAACTTAGAACTTTTCAAGTGTTTTAAGATTTTAACTAATCTTATTAACCAACAAAACCGAGTACAACTTCATGGGCTAGCCCTATATAATTTCTAACGGATGAAATTATATGCAGAAAGATAGAATTCATAGATAAATCACAAATATCTCACAAATCACAAAGAGCTCTTTTAATCTTTTTCCATGTGGAGCCCACGAGAGGTGAGCATAAAGTGAATCAAACTCCATCACTTGTGCCGTGTGCTTCACATGTTgtacttttctttcttttcccaccattttcattttcttttccagtatatatatttattttcatcTTGCCCGCTTCGCTTCCCCATTCAACGTTTGGGATTTGCATCTATCTCCTCCCATCTCTCTTTGCCTCGCGAGAGTCTCTTCAGACTCTGCCCTCTATTTGATTCTCTTAAGATCGGTTTATGAGGTAATGATTCTGTCAAAGATCCTAATTTTATCACCTTCTTGTGGCTGTGTGCTTTTATTCCAGATCTGCCATTTTTGGGATTTGTAATCGGTAATATTTTTAGTTGTAGCTAGGGTTTGTTATGTTCGATTGGGTTTTGTGGTAGACTGTTCTTCAATTTTGTGGAGTTTTTATATTTCGATTTAGGCTTAGGGGATTTATTTAGCTGTAGGGTTTCCCTATGatctttaaaaaatttaattttttatatatttaaaattctaagtaGCTTTATCGTAGAGCTAATTAATGATCTGGATGGTTAGATCTTTCTAGGTTTTTAGTTTCTCATCGTAATTTCAATTCTATTATGCCAAAGTTGCTAACTTTTTGTCTTTTTCTTGACATACAGCTCGAAGGAGAAACCCACTCTCGGGCAAGTCTTTGAACATCCAGTTTTTTGCGTGTTAAGCAGATTCTTTTCACTTTTCAGTTATTTCTTTTTCCAAAATATTTAAGGATACTGGCAAAGTCTCTACCTCTGAGCATTTAAGGAGCTGATAATCTTTGCTTTTTGTGCTTTTTTTCTAACTTTGTAATGACTTTTAGCCGTCTCTTTTCTGCAAAACTATACCCTCTTTCTTAGTTGAGCTCATTACTGAACAACTTTGCCTGCATATTATGTTTTGATGAGTGGTGGTGTTGAATTATTTATTACAGTGGCACGCGGATTAAGACCCGCAAACGGAATATTGCTGCGCCACTTGACCCTGCAGCATTCTCGGATGCAGTGGTCCagatttatttggataatgcTGGTGAtctggtatatatatatagggttgtgatcatatgataacccctaatttatatatatatatatatatatatatatatatctttacTGTCGTTTATTCTCTTACAGCTGAATCCTTGATTGCCTTTTCTGTGATGCATGTATCACCAATTGTCCTAATTGAGCAGGTTGGACACATGACGTTTTAAGTGTTAATCAATGGAAATGTCTGTTGTGGGTGCAGGAACTTATTGCAAAGTGCATTGAATCTTCAGACCTTAACTTCTCAAGATACGGCGACACCTTTTTTGAGGTTGATTTCTTAAGCTTTTGTCTTCTTCATACGttgtttttctaattttaagggTTTAGGGATTGAATAATGATGCACCTTTTCCTCTGAATAGAATGTGTCAGTGAATGTTAAGCAAATTATCTTGTCATGCGTGTTAACAAATAGTAATTCAATTTTCAGAACTTATGGCCAGATAGTAGATACACCCAATTTCTGTGGTTGATTAGTCATTTTTTGGAATATCATATACATTATGCAGTTTTTAAAATCATTTTGCCATAACTTCTCTTTTGCTTAAGGAactgttttcaatttttatattcatCCTTCAGATGTATGTTAGtgctcaattttttattttaaatacataagattgttttgtgtttttcaCTCATTCATCGGCACATTCCCTACTAATTGAATTTCATAAACCATTTACTACAAACTTGTTGAATCTGAGGTTATTTTGAATTTACTAAAATTGATGGCTAATGTTGTGGGACGAGGAATTGACGAGTTTGCAATTTCTTTGGTTTATTGGTTTTAAGGGTGCACTAATTATTTTGTGAATATAGGTTGTATTCAGGGGCACCCGTACACAACCTGGCACTATAAAGCTTGATGAGGGGGAGCGTCATCCATACTCTATATTTGACTGTGAACCTAGTCGTGAAGTGATTTTGCCATCTGTGATATATATTCAAAAGCTTTTGAGGAGAAGGCCTTTCCTCATAAAGAGTCTTGAAAATGTCATGCAAAAGTTCTTACAATCTTTGGAACTGTTCGAGCAGGATGAGAGGAAGAAGCTCGCTATTTTCACTGCACTTGCTTTTTCCCAGAAGTTATCTGGTCTCCCCCCTGAGACTGTCTTCCAGCCGTTGCTCAAGGATAACCTCATTGAAAAAGGGCTAGTTCTCTCATTCATCACTGATTTCTTCAAGGAATATCTGGTTGACAATAGCCTTGATGACCTCATTGCAATTCTCAAGCGGGCTAAGATTGAGGACAGCCTTATTGACTTTTTCCCATCTGCAAAGCGGAAACCTGAAGCTCTCTCTGAACATTTTACGTAAGTTACCTCCTTCTGCCCTTCCTTAACAAAAGAAAGGTTTTACTGAATTGCGGCCACATGTACTGTATTAACATCAGTTTGATAACAAATGCAGATATCAATCTATGATACCATCAAACATCAAACAGAAATTTCTTGGACAttgatttgatattttcagCTATCTTAAATGATTCTAACTTATCTTTGATTTCTTCGTATCTCAGCAAGGAAGGGCTTCTGTTATTGGTAGAGTACAATGAGAAGAAACTTTTTGAGGTGAAGCTTAAGGAAATGAAAACTGCGATAACAAACCAGATAAGTGAAGCTGCTGATGTAGCTGAAGTCATAGAAACAGTTAAACAACATGTGAAAGATGCTAAATTTCCAGACATTGAGGTTGTGCGGATTCTCTGGGATGTCCTCATGGATGCAGTGCAATGGTCTGGGAAAAACCAACAGCAAAATGCTAATTCTGCTCTACGTCAGGTACGGTCCGAATGTCCTGTATGCAGTTGTTTGTTGTGTTTTAGGCATAATGTTTTCTGTAAAATCCTTGTACATTTCAATTTTAGTGTGGTAACTTGCAACACTTGGTCATATTACAGAGCCAAATTACACAAAGGCTCTTTTAATCCCTATGATCACTTGTTTTTAGGCATGTATACTTCATCTAGTTGACTGCCCAACAAAATCACTAATTATAAAGGATGTTTTTTTCTTGTGTTTTCAGGTGAAAACATGGGCTGCTCTGCTGAATGCCTTCTGCACCACAGGAAAGCTTGAGCTTGAACTTGTCTACAAAGTTCAGGTCCAGTGCTACGAAGATGCTAAACTGATGAAGCTGTTTCCTGAAATAATAAGATCGCTTTATGATCAGGATGTTCTTGCAGAAGATACCATTCTTCACTGGTTCCGCAAAGGAACCAACCCTAAGGGCAGGTTGGCtgtgtttttattgttttgtaaAGGAACCAACTCCATGGCTCTACTGCATTTTGCTTGAAACGTGAACTTTCTCATTCGATATTGTTGTTTCTTGGTGTGTTATAGGCAAACATTTGTGAAGTCATTGGAGCCATTTGTGAAATGGCTAGAGGAAGCTGAGGAAGAAGAGTAACTTGGCGACGCAGTCATCCTATCTGTATGGTAGCTGTTCGTATTCATGTTTTATTGTTATCGGCTACCTTGAACGCTAGTATTGTGTTCTGGCTGAAGAGAGCTGTTAATGTGAGATTTGATATTGGTGGCGTTTTTTCGTAATGTTTCTGGATTCGAAGACTCGTTATAATCTAATTGCATGttgttacttttttatttttgaattttgctATTGTTTAGTTCATGGAAGATAGTACAACGTTGAAAACTTAATTTATGACCTATTGAAAGCTAAATCAATACATCACTTGGTTTGTAGCCTAAACATCAAATTTCACAATTACTAGTCAAAAATCTTTTGCATGTCAAATAGGAGCAATACATTAGTAATGAGCCAAAATCATAAATTTGAAGAATATAAATCAGTCCAACTCTTTCATTCATCTTCCTATATTTGCTCTTTGAATTGCATTATAGAATCTTGAAGCGATCAACAATATGTATTCTTCAATCAATAAACTACAGTATTGCCTTTAAACATAGAACAGAACAAAGAAAATGCCAGATTCTTATATGACCATACG
Encoded proteins:
- the LOC121778270 gene encoding basic leucine zipper and W2 domain-containing protein 2-like isoform X1; this translates as MSSKEKPTLGQVFEHPVFCVGTRIKTRKRNIAAPLDPAAFSDAVVQIYLDNAGDLELIAKCIESSDLNFSRYGDTFFEVVFRGTRTQPGTIKLDEGERHPYSIFDCEPSREVILPSVIYIQKLLRRRPFLIKSLENVMQKFLQSLELFEQDERKKLAIFTALAFSQKLSGLPPETVFQPLLKDNLIEKGLVLSFITDFFKEYLVDNSLDDLIAILKRAKIEDSLIDFFPSAKRKPEALSEHFTKEGLLLLVEYNEKKLFEVKLKEMKTAITNQISEAADVAEVIETVKQHVKDAKFPDIEVVRILWDVLMDAVQWSGKNQQQNANSALRQVKTWAALLNAFCTTGKLELELVYKVQVQCYEDAKLMKLFPEIIRSLYDQDVLAEDTILHWFRKGTNPKGRQTFVKSLEPFVKWLEEAEEEE
- the LOC121778270 gene encoding basic leucine zipper and W2 domain-containing protein 2-like isoform X2, yielding MSSKEKPTLGGTRIKTRKRNIAAPLDPAAFSDAVVQIYLDNAGDLELIAKCIESSDLNFSRYGDTFFEVVFRGTRTQPGTIKLDEGERHPYSIFDCEPSREVILPSVIYIQKLLRRRPFLIKSLENVMQKFLQSLELFEQDERKKLAIFTALAFSQKLSGLPPETVFQPLLKDNLIEKGLVLSFITDFFKEYLVDNSLDDLIAILKRAKIEDSLIDFFPSAKRKPEALSEHFTKEGLLLLVEYNEKKLFEVKLKEMKTAITNQISEAADVAEVIETVKQHVKDAKFPDIEVVRILWDVLMDAVQWSGKNQQQNANSALRQVKTWAALLNAFCTTGKLELELVYKVQVQCYEDAKLMKLFPEIIRSLYDQDVLAEDTILHWFRKGTNPKGRQTFVKSLEPFVKWLEEAEEEE
- the LOC121778270 gene encoding basic leucine zipper and W2 domain-containing protein 2-like isoform X3; the encoded protein is MSGTRIKTRKRNIAAPLDPAAFSDAVVQIYLDNAGDLELIAKCIESSDLNFSRYGDTFFEVVFRGTRTQPGTIKLDEGERHPYSIFDCEPSREVILPSVIYIQKLLRRRPFLIKSLENVMQKFLQSLELFEQDERKKLAIFTALAFSQKLSGLPPETVFQPLLKDNLIEKGLVLSFITDFFKEYLVDNSLDDLIAILKRAKIEDSLIDFFPSAKRKPEALSEHFTKEGLLLLVEYNEKKLFEVKLKEMKTAITNQISEAADVAEVIETVKQHVKDAKFPDIEVVRILWDVLMDAVQWSGKNQQQNANSALRQVKTWAALLNAFCTTGKLELELVYKVQVQCYEDAKLMKLFPEIIRSLYDQDVLAEDTILHWFRKGTNPKGRQTFVKSLEPFVKWLEEAEEEE